In Paraburkholderia youngii, the genomic stretch CAAGCTGTGGTCAGCAATCTTGTGGCCGAGTTGCGGCCGTACCAGATCAGCGATGAGCTTAATAATGTGGCGCGGTGTCCGGAACTGACCGTTTTTACCCGCGGTGGCGATCTCGGAAAGCAGGAACTCGTAAACATCACCCTGAATGTCTTGGAATGCTTGGCCTTTCTCCTGCGAGTCCTTTTCCATCACCTCGAAGATTTCGTCGATGGTCTTCACCGCCTCCACCAGCAGCGCCGGCTTAGGGATGATAAACACTGCATTCTTCATGTGGTGGGTGAAGTTGGACTCGGCCCCGTTCAGGTCTTTGAGGAAAGGAAAGACCTTGCTGGAAACGTGTTGCAGCATCTCCTCGGCCTTCATGTGCTTGAACTCGCTCCACCGCAGCGTATGCTTCTCGATTGCGAATTTTTCGGGCTCGAGTTGGTTGCGGCTTTCAGGCGGAATCCATGTGCCATCGAACTTGGAGGTGTACTTCTCTCCTGTCCAGTCCGCATCCGCCTGACGCTTAAGGTCCAGGTCGTCCAGCCGCTTCATGAACAGTAGATATGTGATTTGCTCGATGGCCGTAAGCGGGTTGCTGATCCCACCGCTCCAGAACTTATTCCAGAGCTGGTCGATCTTGCTTTTGAGTTCGGGGTTATTTTGCAGCATGTGCGTACCTATTCTTTAAGCAGCCAACCGTCCGGTCAGCTGCAGGATGTCATTGATCTCAGCCGGGGTGAACACGCCACGGATCCCTTGTGGATGGATGACGGTAAAGGGGGCGTTGATCAGGTCTTTCTTCTCCACTCTTTCGCGCTCGATGATGAAGTTTTTCAGCAAGCTGAGAAACTCCATTTGACGACTATTCAGCGTGGTGTGCGCACGAATGAACTGATCGAACGCAGAACCGACTTCGTCCGGGAAACTCTTCAACTTTTCCAGCCCCAAGATATGGCGGATGAACTGGATGAAGCGCGCCTTGCGATTCTTGTAAACTTGACGCAGCAGGTCTTCGGTGATGTGCGGACGCTCCTCATGCAGCACTTCGGCGAGCTGTCGAGCTTCGTCGTCGCTTACGTTTTGGCCTTGTTTAAGTTTTTGCAGAACGGGGTTGCTGTTGGTGAGTTCAGTAATGAGCTCTTCGACCATTTCGCGATATCGGCTGATACTCACCGCCTCATGCTGCGGCCCAAACTCGACCCAATCTTTGTTATGCAGAGTGTCGGTCAAGTCGAGATGCACGGGGGCGTTGGTGCTTCGCTCGCGGAACTTCATCAATGGGCCGAGCCTGAGAACGAGCTCGTCGTAGGTGGCCTCATCGGCCTTGGCCCAGTAGTGACTAGTCTGAGCGGCGCGGATGAGCGACTCTTCCTGCTTCACGAATCCGACTGAGAGCGGTAGCTCGCTAATCTGCTCGATGATACCGTCACGCAGTGTGACGGCCTGCTCCTTCTCTCCGCTGAGCACAGCTAGGGTGTATTCGAGCAAGTCGCGCTCGAAACGCATCGCCTTGAAATCAACTTCGGAGACCGTGCGAAACAGCGGCTTGATCTCTGCGCGCAAGAATTCGAGCTTATCGTGGGTAAGAGTGATCCAGAAGTTTGCTTCACTAAGCCGCGCAATTGCGACACCGGCTTCCTTAATGACGACAGATTTCGAGGGCAAGGCGGCAATCTGCAGGCGCAGCTTGGCAACCTCATGCTCAGCCACGTCCGCGTAGCCCGTGTCGAGCGCCTTTTCGATCTTGTCCAGCCGCAGGCCCACCAGTCGCACTGGCAAAGGTACTTGTAACTTCAGCTCCTTGCCCTTCGGCTGGAGCTTGAAGTACTCAAAATTGTCCCAGCAATCGAGGATCAGGAACACGTCTTTCTCGGTACACCAAGGTTTAGGCTTGTCGGTTTCCAAGAGGCGCGTACCTCGTCCGATCATCTG encodes the following:
- a CDS encoding type I restriction-modification system subunit M N-terminal domain-containing protein, whose amino-acid sequence is MLQNNPELKSKIDQLWNKFWSGGISNPLTAIEQITYLLFMKRLDDLDLKRQADADWTGEKYTSKFDGTWIPPESRNQLEPEKFAIEKHTLRWSEFKHMKAEEMLQHVSSKVFPFLKDLNGAESNFTHHMKNAVFIIPKPALLVEAVKTIDEIFEVMEKDSQEKGQAFQDIQGDVYEFLLSEIATAGKNGQFRTPRHIIKLIADLVRPQLGHKIADHSLWYRWFLARSLPIHRHAACYQGRHAEPHLR